GGGATGGATGGTTCTCCTTCAGAAATCAGTGGgacagtaatcctagcactctgggaggccaaggcgggcagatcgctcaaggttgggagtttgaaaccagcctgagcgagagctagaccctgtctctactaaaaatagaaagaaattaattggcaaactaaaaatatatatagaaaaaattagccgggcatggtggtgcatggtggtcccagctactcgggaagctgaggcagaaggaccgcttgagcccaggagtttgaggttgctgtgagctaggctgacgccacagcactctagccaggcaacaaagtgagactctgtctcaaaaaaaaaaagaaagaaagaaatcagtggGACATGGTGACTGAGTCAGAATAAAGAATTGCTAAAATCCCAGGGCTGAAATCCTAGGGCTTCCCAAAGCCGGGTAAAACTGGACAGGAGAGGCTGACTTTAGGTCGTTGTGGGTGATGTAGCTTTAAAGGGAATGAGCAGGAGGCCTCCACTCGGAGCCCGGCAGCTCGCCTCAGCCCCATCGTCTCCCCACAGAAGCCTTGTACTACACAGATGACACAGCCATGGCCAGGGCCCTGGTGCAGTCCCTGCTGGCCAAGGAGGCCTTTGACGAAGTGGACATGGCTCACAGGTAAGGGGGGTGGTCCTGGGATTAGGCAAACCAGGTGAGCAGAGTTACTACACCCTTGACCAGAGGAATGTCTGTGCATGCCCGGGACCACCCCCCAACCCTGCGGGACCCTGTGTCTAAGGCTGACACAGCTTCCCAAGCTAACAGTGATAGCACTGCTGGTACATCCTTAGGTCCCCAAGGCTTCCTCTTTTTCCAAACCAGCACAGTTTTCTTTCCCAATTCTGAGAGGCATCAGAAACCCCAGTTCTGTACCCCTTCTCTCCCCTAGGTTTGCTCAGGAGTACAAGAAAGACCCTGACAGGGGTTATGGTGCTGGAGTAATCACTGTCTTCAAGAAGCTCCTGAACCCCAAGTGTCGTGATGTCTATGAGCCTGCCCGTGCCCAGTTTAATGGGAAAGGCTCCTATGGCAACGGGGGCGCCATGCGGGTGGCCGGCATCTCCCTGGCCTATAGCAGTGTCCAGGATGTACAGAAGGTATTTGAGATGGGCTGGCCTCTGGGCTCTGTCCTTCCTCTTCTGCAGCGTGGGTTCTGTGACAGCAGGTCTTCTTGTCCCTAGTTTGCCCGGCTCTCAGCCCAGCTGACACACGCCTCCTCCCTGGGTTACAATGGTGCCATCCTGCAGGCCCTGGCTGTGCACCTGGCTTTGCAGGGCGAGTCTTCCAGTGAGCACTTCCTCGAGCAACTCCTGGGCCACATGGAGGAGCTGGAGGGTGATGCCCAGTCTGTCCTGGATGCCAGGGAGTGAGTATGGGGATGGAGGTGTGTGGGTGTCTGCGGGTacaggtggtggggtgggggcacctGGCATTGCCACAAGCTGAAACCTTCCTTCTTTAATGACAGACCCTAAGGAGGGTCTACAAGCCCCTTTGCCTTATTTGTGTTCCAAGGCTCTCAGGGTCCCAGAGAACAAAACAACCTGCTCACACCTAGCCCCCTCCCGCTTCTTGTTCAGGCAGCCGTGTGGGCTGCCAGCCTGACCACATCCCTGCTCACTGTCACGTAGTCCCTTCCCCCTGCCCGGCAACTGCACCCTGCTGGCTTCGACCTCCCTGAAATCTTGCCCCCAACCCCATAGGTTGGGCATGGAGGAGCGTCCATACTCCAGCCGCCTGAAGAAGATCGGGGAGCTTCTAGACCAGGACTCGGTGTCCAGAGAGGACGTGGTGTCCGAGCTAGGTGGGTGGGCCTGCCTGTGATTTGTTCCCCCACCTTTTGTCCTTCAGGGTCAGTCTTGGGCTTGGGGAGGGGAGTGTGGAGTTATTTTGCTCTGGCCACGCTCTGTAGGGTCCTTGGCAGGAGTGTGACCTCAGTGCCTTCAGCCTTGTAGATCAGGGTCCCCAGAATGGAAGCCGACCACCTGTTTTTACAGGCAGTGTTGATAACAGATGTGTGTGTGCCCAGCACTGGCCCTGGGCACTGTGCGGAATGCTTCGATCACACTTCttcctcacagcagccccatgAGCGGGTTACTCACTTTACTCTGCACTGAGGAGTGGGATCCAATAGCAGAGTCTTAGTGATTTCCCAGTCATGCCCATGTGAAGCCAAGGGTGTTGACGTGTGGCAAACAGCAGGACGCCCAGGGGCTGGGAGTGTGTCAAGCCCCTGTAATCTGGCTTCCCCACAGGGAATGGCATTGCTGCCTTTGAGTCTGTGCCCACCGCCATCTACTGCTTCCTGCGCTGCATGGAGCCCGACCCCGAGATCCCCTCTGCCTTCAATAGCCTCCAAAGGACTCTCATCTATTCCATCTCACTTGGTGGGGACACAGACACCATTGCCACCATGGCTGGGGCCATTGCTGGTGCCTACTATGGGATGGATCAGGTGCCAGAGAGCTGGCAGCAAAGCTGTGAGGGCTATGAGGAGACAGATGTCCTGGCCCAGAGCCTGCACCGGGTCTTCCAGAAGAGTCTGTGAGGGCCACAGCTGCTGGGGCTCTGCCATGTCCAGTGCGACCAGCTACAGCTCAGATCGGAAACCCTGAGATTCCTCAAACTTGGCTCCCCTGCCTCCGTCTTCCTGTGGTGTGGGCTGGGGTCTTTCTGGGGGAAGTCATCGGAGCAGTGAGTGAGGCACTGACGCCTCCCTCGTGCCGGGTCTCTGGCTTGCTGCAGAGCTGTAGGTGCTCCCTGGCTCCTCAGTGAGACCTGAGAGACCAGGGTGGTTTATTTTAGATAATACATATGGCATTTTCTCATCTAGGACATGGGGTTTGGGGAAGGGGAAATGATCTGCAGTAGCATCATTTCTCCCTGTTGGGTTTTGGCCAATTTGCCAGCAAGCCTGCCCTTGACTGGGCAGGGCCCCCAAGCAGCAGGTCATGTGGATCAAGGGCCAGGCACTAGATTCCAGCTAATCTAGGTCCACACCTAGCCCTTCACTATCGTGGGGCTTGTTAACAGCTTCCAGTGGAAGTCACAGCAATAAACAGCTTTTGGTAAATCCCACCACTGTTTCCTGCTTCTCCCCTGCCCTGAATGGATCCTTCTCCCTTGGCAGCTTGACCTTCTCAAGCCTAGTGCCTGTCTGTCTACGCTACGCTGTCCTAGGAGCTGGGACCCCAAAGCGATGAGCTGCTGTGTTGCCAGGCAAATTCCTCCAGTCGGCTTCGTGTTCTGCTAGGAAGGGCAGAACAGGCATGGTTTGGTGCCTTTCCTGTTAGAGATCACACAAGGTGGCCCAGGCAGCTAGGCCAAGGGCTTTGCCAGAGGCAGTGAGCAGGAACAAGCCAGATTTTTCTGCTCTTAGAGCCTGACTTCCCCAAATAAGAGCTAGGCCCAGCTAGGGCAAGAACAGTAACCCTGTAGAAAGACCCCTTCTATCACCAGACTGGCAGCCTTTCGGTGGGGAGGACATGCCATTGCAGGTGCCTTGGGTGGACTGCATCCATGTGCCTCCTATATCTTGGGGTTCAGTCAAAGGCCTTGCCGCATGAGGAAATTTTGCACAGCATCCATtttggagaaagggaaagggcACCTCAGACAGCAGGGACATTGAGCATCCTTCTAGCCTCAGTAGAAAGAAGCACGTACAGTCTGACGACTGTAGGGCAGCTCTACTTTCAGCCATGGTGGGGCTCTGCCAGGCTGGGGGCTTTTCAGAGCATGGATTGTTTCAGGTCTGTTGCCCGGACCCCAGATCAGGGACAGATCTCTTGCTGTTGAGTATGGCAGGCAGTGGGCAGGTGCATTCTGCCCAGGACGGCTCCCCCAGCCTGTCTTCAGCTTTGGGTCTGGCAGTAGCCAGCCCTCAGGAGCGAAGACTCATGATTTCATTCATAATTTGAATCAGATGTTGAGACTTGACCCTTGGGATTCCGAGCCAGCTGTCATGCTCCACTACCCCTGAGAGTTTGCAGGAATGTTCCAGTGAAGCTTGATCCGTctcccccagctccagcctgCCTTTGGTTtcttaaaatgcctcttggcatTTGCTTGGTGCACAGCCTCAGCAGCGTAGGTGTCAGGCATTTCTGATGTGATGGTGACAGAAACCTGGGCGGGGAGCTGGGAGGAATGCATGCTCCTTGGGAGAGGGTGGCACACGAGAGCCCCAGGGCGCTCCCTGGATGCCTCTGCATCAATGCTCACTGCAGCACAGCACTGTTCTGTACTACAGGTTTTATTGAGGTTGTGTCAATACAGTCAGTAcggtttttcttttcaaaaagaagtCCCATTTTATTTGATTCCCCAGTGCATTTTTTCCCCGAATCTTCTGTGACACAGGGCACATGATAAATATGTGGAGAACTAAGCTTCCTATACCAAGTTAGAAATGAAATGACTAGTGGAAAACATTTAAACcttaatcttaaaaaaacaattcagaatCGGAGTACTAAAAATGCACAAGGCACCGCAGTTTTCTTAGTTAAAATCTGACATTGTTTATCAAAGCTAGTCTCTTAAGCGAACACCTGCAACTCAGATCCCGTAAACATTTCAGAAATGCCAACCACTCCTCCCTGAAGGCTTCAGGAATGAAATTTGGCAGAAGCTCAGCTCTGTgaaacagtttttttgttttgtttttgtttttggctccCCTGGTACCCTGCTTAGTCCCCTGGGCTCCCACCGGGAGACGATTCATTTCTGCCAATCAAAACTGTCCCCAACACATCAGATTCTAGTGGCTTTGacccagggaagggagaggttgAGCAAAGGACCCTCAGCAGAAATGGTTGGAGACTCCTTAGTTGGTTCCCTTGGGTGCCAGGGAGTTAGAAATCAAGTGTCCTTGGGGCAGATTtgggttttcatttctccttttgaaAGAGAAAGTGAACAAATAGCCTGCTTTGGAGAATTcgtgggcagggctgcaggctTGGCAAGGAGTCTGGGGGAGCGAGCTGAGCAAGCAGTCAGCAGTCATCCTCTGTTTCCGCATGGACAGTCCAGCAGTGTGGGCAGGCCATGTCCTGAAGGACCCAGGCTCACACTTGGTATAGAGAGGTGGTCTAGCCTGGTGAGGGCTGAAAGCGAGGCCTCCTGCCACGGCACAAGAATGTCCACCGTCCCCAAACTGATCCTCTCAGCTTTACCTGCTCATTGTGAACGAAGGGCTGAGGGCTTGGGAGGGGGCCCTGCCTGTTTCCTGCAGAGGAGCTCTGATGGGGGGAATGGCAGAAATGTCCGAGCCAACTCATTCCAGAGGGGCCTGCTGGCGCCCTTTCTCTCAGAGCCTTGGCCTCCCGGGCCCTAATCTTGCTGAGAACAGGAAATTGGAACCAGAGGGTGGAAAGAGAGGAAGCCCCCACAGATTAACCCCTCCAGTGTACGCCCCCACCCACCATGTGGTTCTTACTAAGGAAAAGCAAGCGGGAGCCTTCTCCGTCCCGAGCTTGCGTGCACCGTGTTCAGAGGGCCAAACAAGAGGCTCTCTGCTTTGGGGATACCTGGGTTGAGGGTGACAAGGATCCCCTTATAATTCTGTATGAGAAAATCAGCCCACCTCTCCACAGGTggcaggagagaaggggaggcaCACCCATGTTTACTGATTGTCAACCCTGCCTCCTGCCACCATCTGCACTAGACACTTCAAGACACTTTGCAGTTTGGTCTTTCTGGCCTGTGGCCGTCCCTCGGGGCCTGTGTGGCTGCCTTCATGCTAAACAGAGACAGAGGGGCAGCCCTGGAGACAGGGTGGGTGTGAGGAGCTGCGGCTGCCCCAGATCCTCAGCCCTACCCCTCACAAACTGCCTCCCATGGCTGCGGCTAAACCGGTGAAAGGGGGATGACCCTTcccaggaggctgcagagagGACCACGGACAggcctgatgccacagcatcACCACTGGGGTTGCAGTCCTCGCAGGGTGTCCACCCTGGCCACCTCGATGCCCCCCTCCTTTCCCCTGGGGGAAACAAAAACTCCAGGGAACCCCACTGTCATATGCTGGAGGCCCTGGGGGAGCTGGAAGAGCCCCAGCCAAGGACTGAGGGAGGCCATACCCCTTTCCTTGAGCAGGTGCCATTCGGGGGCCAGCAGGAGGGGCTGCCCCCGAGGTGGATGGTGGCAGAGCTCAGCCCCTCTCAGCCCCTTCGAGGCCCAGCAGAGTCGAGGACACACAGGCCTGGGCTGCGCATCCCGGGGCACAGCCTGCAgaccaggcagggcagggatggGGTGCAGTCCCGACCCTGCACCGACATTTGGGGGGTGGGAACTCAGGCCAGCCCCTTCTGGCGACAGTCTCAGCCTGCACGTAGGGAGAAAGCAAGTCAGTCTCCTCGGGCCAAGGCTGCGGCCGCCTCTGTTCAGCCtgggttttttctttaaatggagaTTCTTTGGAACTGAAAAGGTCACTCTACCACTAAAGAGGAGGCCAGGGCAACGGGGCCCCCGAGGGTTATGTGGGGCAGAGCAAGAATCCCGAAAAGGAGGAGTGGATGTACTCGGTGGAGTAGAGGCCGTTGGCCTGGTCCGAGGGCATCTGCACCCAGACCTGGTCGTTGGGCCGCAGCTGGAGCACGGCCCCGCCAGACGCCTGGTCCAGGTAGCCCTTCTTGTACTCGTCGTAGGTGTAGGTGGCTGGCACGTTGTTCTTGTACAGGGCCACCCACACGTTGGTGCCCTTGACGTGCACATGGTAAGCGAAGTAGTAGACACCACCCACGGGGCAGGTGAAGATGCCGGTGGCTGGGTTGTAGCCGCTGTGGCCGTTGTAGAGAGTCCGGTCAAATTTCACAGGCATGCCCGAGGCGGGGAAGGGCGAGGTGAGCACGGCAGTGAAGGCCGGGGTGGCGTGCGCTGACAGCTCGCCCAGCCCGAACTGCGGCTTGCCACCCTTGCCCAGCACGGCGCCCTCCACGCCACCGTTGGGCAGGTGCAGGCCTGCGATGCCAGTCTCATCCAGGGCCCCAGGGGCACCAGGGGGCCCAGGAGGGccgggaggcccaggagggcctGTGAGTCCTGGGGAGCCCGGGACCCCAGGGGGCCCTGTGGGCCCAGCCGTGCCGGGTTCCCCCACTTTCCCCTCCCCAGGAGGCCCTGGCAGGCCTGGTTCGCCCTTCAGGCCTGGCAGACCCTGGGGCCCAATAGGGCCAGCGGGACCCTGGAGTCCTGGGATTCCCGAGGGACCCCTCAGGCCAGGCTGCCCAGGGAGTCCCAGGTCACCCTTCTGCCCCAGGGCCCCTGCCACCCCTGGTCCTCCAGGGCGGCCTGTGAAACCTGGCTCCCCTTTGGGCCCAGTCGGTCCAGGGGGCCCATGGGCCCCAGGAAGTCCCCTCTCACCTGGGAGCCCAGGTTTCCCAGCCAGGCCACTAGGCCCCTGGTCACCCCGAATGCCAGGCACTCCTGCAGGGCCTTCAGGCCCTGCCTCCCCCTTAGGCCCAGGGGGCCCACGTCTACCAGGGAGCCCTGCAGACCCAGGAAGCCCAGGGGGGCCACCAAGGCCCTGTGGGCCCTGCTCCCCTGGCTCCCCATCCTCACCTGGCTCACCCCTGTCCCCCAAGAGCCCTGGGACCCCAGCTGGGCCCCTGTCCCCCTTGGGGCCTGGCAGTCCTGGCATCCCATAGCCAGTGGGGCCTATCAGGCCAGGGGGACCCCGGGTCCCTGGCTCCCCTTTGGCCCCTGCTGGGCCCTGTGGCCCTGGCACCCCTGCTGCCCCTGGTACCCCCACACCATCTACCCCAGGGGGTCCTTTGGGGCCCACAGCTCCTGGCTCCCCACTGGGACCCGGAACCCCAGGAGGCCCAGACTCACCCTTGTCTCCAGGGGCCCCAGGAAGTCCATCCAAACCAGGTTTGCCTAAGCCAGCTgggccagggaggccagggggtcCCGGGGCACCCCCCTGTCCTGGTGGCCCAGGCAGCCCTGGCTGGCCCACTCCATTATCCCCCTTGAGGCCTCGATCGCCTGGCGGCCCAGGCTCCCCCTGGGGCCCTGGCTCCCCCTGGAATCCTGGGGGCCCAGGCACCCCTTGAGCACCTGGTTTTCCAGGGACAGTAATGCCTGAAGggccagggaggccaggaggcccTGGGGGCCCCCGGAGGCCCTGATCCCCTCGTATTCCTGGCTCCCCCCGAAGCCCGGGCTGCCCTGGTGGTCCGACCTTGCCTGGGAGCCCTGGGGGACCAGCCTTGCCCATCCGGGAGAAGCCAGGGGGGCCAGCAGGGCCAGGCAGCCCATGGAGCCCTGGCTTCCCAGTGCCAGGTTTTCCTGGGAAGCCAGGAGGGCCAGGGGGGCCCCGAGGCCCGGGCTTCCCTGGGGGGCCAGGCTCTCCTTTCAGG
This region of Microcebus murinus isolate Inina chromosome 2, M.murinus_Inina_mat1.0, whole genome shotgun sequence genomic DNA includes:
- the ADPRS gene encoding ADP-ribosylhydrolase ARH3; its protein translation is MAAVAAMTAAGGGGAGAARSLSRFRGCLAGALLGDCVGAIYEAHDTVDLTSVLRHVQSLEPDPGTPGSARTEALYYTDDTAMARALVQSLLAKEAFDEVDMAHRFAQEYKKDPDRGYGAGVITVFKKLLNPKCRDVYEPARAQFNGKGSYGNGGAMRVAGISLAYSSVQDVQKFARLSAQLTHASSLGYNGAILQALAVHLALQGESSSEHFLEQLLGHMEELEGDAQSVLDARELGMEERPYSSRLKKIGELLDQDSVSREDVVSELGNGIAAFESVPTAIYCFLRCMEPDPEIPSAFNSLQRTLIYSISLGGDTDTIATMAGAIAGAYYGMDQVPESWQQSCEGYEETDVLAQSLHRVFQKSL
- the COL8A2 gene encoding collagen alpha-2(VIII) chain, whose product is MRGALSPLSWLLLLLLLGCGPRASSGGGAAGYAPVKYMQPMQKGPVGPPFREGKGQYLEMPLPLLPMDLKGEPGPPGKPGPRGPPGPPGFPGKPGTGKPGLHGLPGPAGPPGFSRMGKAGPPGLPGKVGPPGQPGLRGEPGIRGDQGLRGPPGPPGLPGPSGITVPGKPGAQGVPGPPGFQGEPGPQGEPGPPGDRGLKGDNGVGQPGLPGPPGQGGAPGPPGLPGPAGLGKPGLDGLPGAPGDKGESGPPGVPGPSGEPGAVGPKGPPGVDGVGVPGAAGVPGPQGPAGAKGEPGTRGPPGLIGPTGYGMPGLPGPKGDRGPAGVPGLLGDRGEPGEDGEPGEQGPQGLGGPPGLPGSAGLPGRRGPPGPKGEAGPEGPAGVPGIRGDQGPSGLAGKPGLPGERGLPGAHGPPGPTGPKGEPGFTGRPGGPGVAGALGQKGDLGLPGQPGLRGPSGIPGLQGPAGPIGPQGLPGLKGEPGLPGPPGEGKVGEPGTAGPTGPPGVPGSPGLTGPPGPPGPPGPPGAPGALDETGIAGLHLPNGGVEGAVLGKGGKPQFGLGELSAHATPAFTAVLTSPFPASGMPVKFDRTLYNGHSGYNPATGIFTCPVGGVYYFAYHVHVKGTNVWVALYKNNVPATYTYDEYKKGYLDQASGGAVLQLRPNDQVWVQMPSDQANGLYSTEYIHSSFSGFLLCPT